The following is a genomic window from Verrucosispora sp. WMMD573.
CTCGCCGACTCCGCCCGCGACGGACACTCCACCGCCGGGACGCTCGGCATCGGTCTCGGCGCGATAGTCCGGCAGGCGAGCTGGTTCGACGCGTACTCGCGGCCGGGCCGGGGGACGGTGATCGCCGTACGGGTCTTCGCCGCCCCGGACACCGCAGCATCCTGGGTCGGTGGGCTGACCCGACCGTTGACCGGGGAGACGGTCAGCGGGGACGGTTATGCGTTCCGCGTCGTGGACGATCGCCGTCAGGTGTTGGTCAGCGACGGTCTGGGGCACGGGCCGCTGGCTGCGGCGGCCACCGATGCGGCGCTCGCCGCATTTCGGAACGCCCCGGCGGCGTCGCCGGCTGAGGTGGTCGGTCACCTGCACCGGGCGATGTCGCACACCCGCGGTGCGGCCCTCGCCGTGGCCGAGCCGGACCCGGCGGCCGGCGTGCTGCGGTACGCCGGGCTCGGCAACATCACCGGCGTCGTGGCCACCGGTGACGGTCGGCGTCGCGGTCTGGTCTCCCTGCCCGGCATCGCCGGGCACCAACGACCGGTGATCCGGCAGTACGACTATCCCTTCGAGGCGGACAGCCTGCTGGTCATGCACACCGACGGCGTGGTCGACAGGTGGCAGCTCGCCGACTACCCGGGTCTGACCGGGCGGGCGCCCCTGGTGGTGGCCGCCACCCTGCTGCGTGACGCCGGCATCCGGCGCGACGACGCCGGGGTGCTGGTGGCGAGGCTCTGGTCATGACCACGACACCGTTGCTACAGATGACCCTGCGGGTGGAGCAGGACATCTTCGTGGTCCGCCAGCGCGGCCGGGAGGTCGCCGCAGCGGTCGGCCTGGAGCATCAGGACCAGGTCCGGATCGCCACCGCGTTGAGCGAGGTCGCTCGTGACCTGCTGCGGGCGGCCGGCGGTGCCGACGTGGTGTTCGCCGTTGCCGACACGCCGGACGGGCGTGGTCACCTGCGTGTCGATCTCACTCCGGTGGCACCCCTGCCAGGTGGGCGGTACGAGCCGGAGTCGGGCGCGGTGGCACGCCTGGTGGACACATTGAGCGTGCTGACGGTCGAGCGGGATACGGTCGTCAGGATGTCACGACGGGTTCCGACAACCGCCCGGACGCTCACCCCCGAGCGTCTGGCGGAGTTGCGCGCCCAGCTCGGCGAGAGCGTCCCGGGCACCGCCGAGGAGGAACTCGCCACCCAGAACCTTCAATTGATCAACGCTTTGGACGAGGTACGCAACCAGCGCGACGAGCTGGCCCGGCTCAACGAGGAGCTGGAGCAGACCAACCGGGGCGTGATGGCGCTCTACCAGCAGCTCACCGACGAGTTGGAGGCGACCAACCAGGGCGTGGTGGCCCTCTACGCGGAGCTGGACGAGAAGTCGGCGCAGCTGAGGGCGGCGAGCGAGTCCAAAAGCCGTTTCCTGGCCAACGTCAGCCACGAGCTGCGGGCACCGGTGACCGCGATCATCGGGCTGGCCCGCCTGCTCGGCGACTCGGCGTCCGACCCGCTCACCACCGAGCAGGAACGCCAGGTCGGCCTCATCCGTGCCTCGGCGTCGGATCTACTCACGCTGGTCAACGAGCTGCTCGACCTGGCCAAGGCGGAGTCGGGCCGGATCGAGCCGGAGTGGGCCGAGGTGGACCTGCGGGTCGTCTTCGGCCAGTTGCGCGGCACGCTGCGGGCGTTGCCCACTGCCGACGGGGTCGAACTCCTGGTCGAGGAGCCGGCCCCGCCGGCCACGGTACGCACCGACGAGGTGCTGCTGGCTCAGGTGCTGCGCAACCTGCTGCACAACGCGCTGAAGTTCACCACCGAGGGCGAGGTCCGGTTGCGGGCGGAGCGGCACGGTGACGGCTGGCGGCTGATCGTCTCCGACACCGGGCCGGGCATCCCGCCGGAGCTGCACGACCGGGTGTTCGAGGAGTTCTACCAGGCGCCCGGCCCGACCCGGGTCGGCGGTACCGGCCTCGGCCTGCCGTACGCCCGGCGGCTGGTGAACCTGCTCGGCGGCACTCTCGACCTGGCCAGCGAGCCGGGTCGCGGCAGCACCTTCACGGTGCGGCTGCCCACGGACGGGACGTGACGTGGACG
Proteins encoded in this region:
- a CDS encoding sensor histidine kinase, which encodes MTTTPLLQMTLRVEQDIFVVRQRGREVAAAVGLEHQDQVRIATALSEVARDLLRAAGGADVVFAVADTPDGRGHLRVDLTPVAPLPGGRYEPESGAVARLVDTLSVLTVERDTVVRMSRRVPTTARTLTPERLAELRAQLGESVPGTAEEELATQNLQLINALDEVRNQRDELARLNEELEQTNRGVMALYQQLTDELEATNQGVVALYAELDEKSAQLRAASESKSRFLANVSHELRAPVTAIIGLARLLGDSASDPLTTEQERQVGLIRASASDLLTLVNELLDLAKAESGRIEPEWAEVDLRVVFGQLRGTLRALPTADGVELLVEEPAPPATVRTDEVLLAQVLRNLLHNALKFTTEGEVRLRAERHGDGWRLIVSDTGPGIPPELHDRVFEEFYQAPGPTRVGGTGLGLPYARRLVNLLGGTLDLASEPGRGSTFTVRLPTDGT
- a CDS encoding SpoIIE family protein phosphatase, whose protein sequence is MTVEPVADRGTWFRVENGSAGSAVRRAAERLGSQLGLPAGRIADLAIVAAELTSNLIKHADDGLLLLRPVRRELDAGVEMIAVDNGPGMVDLADSARDGHSTAGTLGIGLGAIVRQASWFDAYSRPGRGTVIAVRVFAAPDTAASWVGGLTRPLTGETVSGDGYAFRVVDDRRQVLVSDGLGHGPLAAAATDAALAAFRNAPAASPAEVVGHLHRAMSHTRGAALAVAEPDPAAGVLRYAGLGNITGVVATGDGRRRGLVSLPGIAGHQRPVIRQYDYPFEADSLLVMHTDGVVDRWQLADYPGLTGRAPLVVAATLLRDAGIRRDDAGVLVARLWS